Genomic DNA from Segatella copri:
ATCCTTTCTGCAAGGAAAAGTATAAGCATAAAAAAAGCGACCCGAAGGCCGCTCTTAATAAATACACTGATTTTATATTTTACTTTTGCTCAATTGTCAGCACTACATATTCTGACTGAGTGCCAATGCGGAATTTTCCACCCCAGATTCCCATGCCAGAACTGATGTAATACCGGGTATTGCCCTTTTGAAGTGAGCCATAGGCTTTCTCGTATAATGCATCGGTAATCCAGGAGACAGGCCAAACCTGTCCGTGATGGGTGTGACCACTAAACTGGAAGTCAATGCCGTTTTGTTCTGCCTCTTCCAAATGATAAGGCTGGTGGTCGAGAAGAACGAGAAACTCATCCGAAGATTTCCCATGATGCAAGTCAGAAATGAAGCCCTTCTTTCTTGCCTCTTCCATAATCATCGCCAGGGATTTGCGCTGCATATTCGTGCGGTCGTCCCTGCCGATGATGCACAGATTGCCTATCTTTGCCACGCTATCCTGCAGCAAAGTAATGCCTGCTTCACGATAAAATCGCCTTGCCTTTGGTTGGTTGCTGTAATACTCATGGTTGCCAAGACAAGCATAGACAGGGGCTGTCAGACGATGAAACTCTGCAGCTACGTTCTCTTCCATCAAAGGACGGACGCTGTTGTCTATGATGTCTCCAGCAATCAATATGAGGTCGGGCTGCTCAGCATTGATCATGTCCACCCATTTTCTAAAGTCAGAACGGCGGTTGTGATAACCGAGATGAAGATCGCTAAGAAGTACAATCTTTGTACTCTTCTGATCTAAGCTGATAGCCTTATCGGTCTTGATATCAATCTGTTCTCTCACCTTATTATTATAGTGTATGCTGCCATAGCCGAAAATCAGCAGCATGAAGGCAAAAATGCCGATGGAAGTATAACCATTGTCAAATAGCCAAGCTTTAGGCACTATATGAACAAGGCGTCCAACGTCGAGCACGAGGAACAGCATTACCAGATACAACAGGATGAAGATGAAGGAAAAGCCCACTTCATAAACTGCTGTTGCCGCAAAAAGTGGCATTTTCTCTAACGCTCCCGAAAAGGCGATGAATATGGTACTGAACCATACAACTAAAACTCCCACTGCCACCCATTTCATGGC
This window encodes:
- a CDS encoding metallophosphoesterase; amino-acid sequence: MKYIWLIIFLILPIVGVLYTAWRMWHLLPFSIAMKWVAVGVLVVWFSTIFIAFSGALEKMPLFAATAVYEVGFSFIFILLYLVMLFLVLDVGRLVHIVPKAWLFDNGYTSIGIFAFMLLIFGYGSIHYNNKVREQIDIKTDKAISLDQKSTKIVLLSDLHLGYHNRRSDFRKWVDMINAEQPDLILIAGDIIDNSVRPLMEENVAAEFHRLTAPVYACLGNHEYYSNQPKARRFYREAGITLLQDSVAKIGNLCIIGRDDRTNMQRKSLAMIMEEARKKGFISDLHHGKSSDEFLVLLDHQPYHLEEAEQNGIDFQFSGHTHHGQVWPVSWITDALYEKAYGSLQKGNTRYYISSGMGIWGGKFRIGTQSEYVVLTIEQK